In a single window of the Paramisgurnus dabryanus chromosome 23, PD_genome_1.1, whole genome shotgun sequence genome:
- the LOC135781606 gene encoding troponin I, fast skeletal muscle has protein sequence MSEKKMSSSRKHHLKSLMLSIAKDILEQEVKDREEERKRYMVETCPPLSLPGSMQALQELCKELHHKIDVIDEERYDLETKVNKCAKEIEDLNIKVIDLKGKFKKPVLRKVRMSADQMLQALLGSKHKVSLDLRANLKQVKKEVKEEDKELRDVGDWRKNIEDKSGMDGRKKMFESEA, from the exons ATGTCGGA AAAGAAGATGTCATCGAGTCGGAAGCATCATCTAAAG AGCTTGATGCTCTCTATCGCTAAAGATATATTAGAACAGGAAGTAAAAGATAGAgaagaagagagaaagagatacaTGGTGGAGACCTGCCCACCTCTGTCTTTACCTGGATCTATGCAGGCATTACAG GAACTATGCAAGGAACTTCACCACAAGATCGATGTCATAGATGAGGAACGATACGATCTGGAAACAAAAGTGAACAAATGTGCGAAAGAG ATCGAGGACTTGAACATCAAGGTGATCGACCTGAAGGGCAAGTTCAAGAAACCCGTACTGAGGAAAGTGCGAATGTCCGCTGACCAGATGCTCCAGGCTCTGCTCGGCTCTAAGCACAAAGTCTCTCTGGATCTGAGAGCCAACCTGAAACAAGTCAAGAAGGAGGTCAAAGAGGAG GATAAGGAACTGCGTGATGTTGGTGACTGGCGTAAGAACATCGAGGATAAGTCTGGCATGGACGGCAGGAAGAAGATGTTTGAATCCGAGGCTTAA
- the LOC135781870 gene encoding uncharacterized protein, which yields METLEKWGKDFKASHQPDRKDYSKQNGMIAKNLLNSLKIRNRLQLQPISRSACATGSCPDLMSRNEQPDPRPLAVALTPQLPPRTHRPLCLSVSSDSNGRFKALETQEWKNNLKAQMEQAHSAGAASSTGSLERASLFCASGSTTTSGSGLSSPVEHLTKSKSSSRFSLFSPPWNSSSESDSNPPSRSGSKKMRNYSRRAVPGGAKTGPEAPEPKQSISEHFQYSEPVISKVTDYIYVGNLNAAYSGRTLCRNNIDSIIDMSSLPGETCLRLIPCTCSRGVKHSWSRLKVDLSDLPDAFQEGLALKHRCFEDINECIDASTEKRKRVLVHCRDGFSLAPTCIIQYLMVKQNMKLIAAYELLRAKHPVNIRESHQNVLVSLERALRPGGNTDPECFKQAISRKIAWT from the exons ATGGAAACCTTGGAAAAATGGGGCAAAGACTTCAAGGCATCTCATCAGCCGGATAGGAAAGATTATTCCAAACAAAATG GCATGATTGCCAAAAATCTGCTCAACTCCCTCAAGATTCGCAATCGTTTGCAGCTGCAACCCATTTCTCGTTCAGCATGTGCTACTG GCTCCTGTCCGGATCTGATGAGTAGGAACGAGCAGCCAGATCCTCGGCCGCTGGCCGTGGCCCTGACACCCCAGCTGCCCCCCAGAACCCATCGGCCCCTGTGTCTCTCCGTGTCCTCTGATAGCAATGGACGCTTCAAAGCTCTGGAGACCCAGGAGTGGAAGAACAACCTTAAAGCTCAG atGGAACAGGCACATAGTGCCGGGGCCGCCAGCAGCACAGGTTCCCTGGAGAGAGCGTCGCTGTTTTGTGCTTCGGGCTCCACGACCACCTCCGGCTCCGGCCTCTCCAGTCCAGTGGAGCATCTCACCAAGAGCAAGTCCTCGAGTCGCTTCTCTCTCTTCTCCCCTCCATGGAACAGCAGCTCCGAGTCCGACTCCAACCCTCCGTCCCGCTCCGGATCCAAGAAAATGCGCAACTACAGCCGCAGGGCGGTTCCAGGCGGTGCCAAAACAGGCCCCGAGGCCCCGGAGCCCAAGCAGAGCATCTCTGAGCACTTCCAGTACTCTGAGCCGGTCATTTCCAAGGTCACGGACTACATTTACGTCGGCAACCTGAACGCCGCTTACAGCGGACGCACGTTGTGCCGTAACAACATCGACAGCATCATCGACATGAGCAGTCTTCCTGGGGAGACTTGTCTGAGACTTATTCCCTGTACTTGTTCGAGAGGTGTCAAGCACAGCTGGTCTCGGCTTAAAGTGGACCTTAGCGATCTCCCGGACGCTTTCCAGGAAGGGCTGGCCCTCAAACATCGCTGCTTTGAGGACATCAACGAATGCATCGACGCGTCCACGGAAAAGAGGAAGCGCGTGTTGGTGCATTGTCGTGATGGGTTCTCTCTCGCCCCCACCTGCATTATTCAGTACCTCATGGTGAAACAAAACATGAAGCTCATTGCCGCATATGAGCTGCTCAGAGCCAAACACCCTGTCAACATTCGCGAGTCCCATCAGAACGTTCTGGTGAGTCTCGAAAGAGCCCTCAGACCGGGTGGCAACACGGACCCAGAGTGCTTTAAACAGGCCATCTCTCGCAAAATTGCCTGGACCTGA
- the syt8 gene encoding synaptotagmin VIII — translation MTPKPPRLKPTNTPHRTNTTTTAAPGFLSSILDKIPLPRWAIYTIFAAIILLMLICVMCCCVKCCCKGKKKKKKVDQTINMDGMTGSTTTALVQPGAEDVEGRSANQQRGKLEYSLEFNAPKSELTVGIKEAADLKAMDLGGTSDPYVKVYILPRKSKTFETKVFRKTLNPVFNEHFKYQIPQKELIESTLVMQVYDFNRFSKHDIIGEIRLDLSTVDWNHVIEEWRDLSEASKHGQEHLGDICFSLRYVPTNGKLTVIILEAKNLKQMDQGGSSDPYVKVQLILDRKKWKKKRTSVKKHTVNPYFNESFTFDVSFEQIQKVQLVISVWDHDKISRNDAIGKIYLGCSATGNQLRHWADMLSNPRKPVAQWHTLLSSEQVDTTLALKHPLKLPLRNKIF, via the exons ATGACACCAAAACCCCCACGATTAAAACCGACTAACACACCCCACCGCACCaacacaaccacaacagctgctcCTGGGTTCCTGTCCTCCATACTGGACAAGATTCCTT TGCCAAGATGGGCCATCTATACTATATTCGCTGCCATCATCCTCTTGATGCTGATCTGCGTGATGTGCTGCTGTGTAAAATGTTGCTGCAAAgggaaaaagaagaagaagaaggtggACCAGACGATCAATATGGATGGGATGACAGGGTCCACGACCACAGCGCTG GTGCAACCTGGTGCAGAAGACGTTGAAGGAAGATCAGCCAATCAGCAGAGAGGAAAACTGGAGTACTCACTGGAGTTTAATGCACCCAAATCAGAG CTGACAGTAGGAATAAAAGAAGCAGCTGATTTGAAAGCAATGGATTTAGGAGGAACGTCTGATCCTTATGTGAAAGTCTATATCCTCCCCCGCAAGTCCAAAACATTCGAGACCAAAGTCTTCAGGAAAACGCTTAACCCTGTGTTCAATGAACATTTCAAATATcag ATCCCTCAGAAAGAGTTAATTGAGTCCACACTGGTGATGCAGGTGTATGACTTTAACAGATTCTCCAAGCATGACATCATCGGTGAGATCAGACTGGATCTGTCCACTGTGGATTGGAATCATGTGATCGAGGAATGGCGCGATCTGAGTGAAGCTTCTAAACATGGG CAAGAACATCTGGGAGATATCTGTTTCTCTCTTCGCTATGTCCCGACTAACGGTAAACTCACGGTGATCATACTCGAAGCCAAGAACTTGAAGCAGATGGATCAGGGAGGTTCTTCAG ATCCATATGTAAAAGTTCAGTTGATTTTGGACCGGAAGAAGTGGAAGAAGAAAAGGACGTCAGTGAAGAAGCATACCGTCAATCCCTACTTCAACGAATCCTTCACATTTGATGTGTCTTTTGAACAGATTCAG AAAGTTCAGCTGGTCATCTCTGTCTGGGACCATGACAAAATTAGCAGAAACGATGCAATTGGTAAGATCTACCTGGGCTGCAGTGCTACAGGAAACCAGCTGAGACATTGGGCGGATATGTTGTCTAATCCACGCAAGCCTGTTGCGCAGTGGCACACGCTGCTGTCTTCTGAACAGGTGGACACAACGCTGGCCCTCAAACACCCTTTAAAGTTACCTTTAAGGAATAAAATCTTCTGA